A genomic window from Zootoca vivipara chromosome Z, rZooViv1.1, whole genome shotgun sequence includes:
- the TOR2A gene encoding prosalusin, with translation MERGGARLALPFWLLLHPLLGLVGSSAPWDLSSWHCSFSGSCECDFRPDLAGLECDLALNLVGQPLVRQLLMKGLRGFVHNHSPEKPLVMSFHGSTGTGKTFVGSLLVHYLFRTGLHSPYVHHFSPAVHFPHAEHIEQYKNDLKNWIQGNLTRCGRSLFLFDDMDTMHPGLIDVIIPFLGPSWVVFGTNYRKAIFVFISNAGGEQINQMTLDLWRAHKDREEISHKDLEASVFKAAFEKPQNGFWKSGIIDQHLIDFLVPFLPLKQHHVKLCVANELASLDLEPQPDVIQATADSIPYFPAEEKVFSTTGCKTVASRVPFFL, from the exons ATGGAGCGGGGAGGGGCGCGCCTGGCGCTGCCCTTCTGGCTCCTCCTCCACCCTCTGCTGGGGTTGGTGGGCTCGAGCGCCCCCTGGGACCTGAGCTCCTGGCACTGCAGCTTCTCGGGCTCTTGCGAGTGCGACTTCCGGCCCGACCTGGCAg GTCTAGAATGCGACTTGGCCCTGAACCTGGTCGGGCAGCCCTTGGTAAGGCAGCTTCTCATGAAAGGCCTGAGGGGGTTTGTGCACAACCACAGCCCTGAGAAGCCCCTGGTGATGTCCTTCCACGGCTCGACCGGCACGGGGAAAACCTTCGTTGGATCTCTGCTGGTCCACTACCTCTTTCGCACTGGGCTTCACAGCCCATATGTCCACCACTTCTCCCCAGCAGTTCACTTCCCCCATGCAGAACACATCGAGCAGTACAAG AACGATCTGAAGAACTGGATCCAGGGGAATCTGACACGCTGTGGCCGATCACTGTTTCTCTTCGACGATATGGATACAATGCACCCAGGCTTGATCGATGTGATTATCCCATTCTTGGGACCTTCCTGGGTTGTGTTTGGAACAAACTACAGGAAAGCCATCTTCGTTTTTATTAG CAATGCTGGTGGGGAGCAGATAAATCAAATGACCTTGGACCTCTGGAGGGCCCATAAAGACCGTGAGGAGATCAGCCACAAAGATCTGGAAGCATCAGTTTtcaaagctgcttttgaaaaacCCCAAA atGGATTTTGGAAGTCTGGGATAATCGACCAGCACCTTATTGATTTCCTCGTGCCTTTCCTGCCTTTGAAGCAGCACCATGTGAAACTGTGTGTGGCCAATGAGCTTGCCAGCCTAGACCTAGAGCCACAGCCAGATGTCATCCAGGCAACTGCTGACAGCATCCCTTACTTTCCAGCAGAGGAGAAAGTGTTCTCAACCACAGGCTGCAAAACGGTGGCTTCACGTGTCCCTTTCTTCCTTTGA